From Prevotella melaninogenica, the proteins below share one genomic window:
- a CDS encoding GNAT family N-acetyltransferase — MEKKQHVEVRLRAMEPEDLDMLYHIENDRSLWNISATNVPYSRYALHNYIADAKNDIYIDGQLRMMIENREQEIVGVIDLVNFDPKHQRAEMGIIIMKPFRQKGYAQAAISALIDYTRNGLHLKQIYAVVDVDNEVSIRCLSSIGFTNGSILKEWLYCDGQYKDARVMQLFI, encoded by the coding sequence ATGGAAAAGAAACAGCACGTGGAAGTCAGACTGAGAGCTATGGAGCCGGAAGACCTCGATATGCTCTATCACATTGAGAACGATCGTAGCCTATGGAACATCAGTGCAACGAATGTTCCCTACAGCCGTTATGCCCTACATAATTACATTGCTGATGCGAAAAACGATATCTATATCGACGGACAACTGCGTATGATGATTGAGAATCGTGAGCAGGAAATTGTCGGTGTGATAGACCTTGTCAACTTCGACCCAAAGCATCAGCGGGCGGAAATGGGTATTATCATCATGAAACCATTTCGCCAAAAAGGCTATGCACAAGCCGCTATTTCCGCCCTAATCGACTATACGCGCAATGGGTTACACCTCAAACAAATCTACGCTGTAGTAGACGTTGACAACGAGGTGTCAATCCGCTGTCTTTCGTCCATTGGTTTTACAAATGGTAGTATACTGAAAGAGTGGCTTTATTGCGACGGACAATACAAGGATGCAAGGGTAATGCAACTTTTTATATAA
- a CDS encoding glycosyltransferase family 2 protein, which translates to MKLSVVIVNYNVKYYLQQCLESLQRALKGVEAEVFVVDNHSHDGSVAYLRSRFPDVHFIASTHNLGFAGGNNIAIRQSKGEYVLLLNPDTVVGEEVIHASIDFMDSHLTAGGHGVQMLTHCGERALESRRGLPSPIVSFYKMVGLCKHFPQSDRFAHYYMGSLSWDVPGKIEVISGAYCFLRRAALDKVGLLDEDFFMYGEDVDLSYRLLKGGFENWYLPVRILHYKGESTQKSSFRYVHVFYDAMLIFFRKHYGGMNALWRLPIKTAIYVKAFGSLIGTTIRATRKKLGFRTSKDKSFPHYIFVAGEDVMGKCQRLATDNALVAEYRVADKDSLQHTHANLIKEFGGKNRPYCIVYDTDLFSYQDILNVFAEQPKQNIHIGFYHRKENRVVTMMEVIGD; encoded by the coding sequence ATGAAGCTGAGCGTTGTCATCGTTAATTATAACGTAAAATACTATCTCCAACAGTGTCTTGAGAGTCTTCAGCGCGCTTTGAAAGGCGTTGAAGCAGAGGTATTTGTGGTTGACAACCATTCTCATGACGGCTCCGTAGCCTACCTGCGCAGCCGTTTCCCTGATGTTCACTTCATTGCCAGTACGCATAACTTAGGCTTTGCGGGTGGTAATAATATTGCGATTCGCCAAAGTAAGGGCGAATATGTCTTACTACTCAATCCCGACACGGTTGTGGGCGAGGAGGTTATCCATGCTTCTATCGACTTCATGGATAGTCACCTAACGGCTGGAGGACATGGCGTACAGATGCTTACTCACTGTGGTGAACGAGCCTTAGAAAGCCGTCGTGGCTTGCCGTCACCCATTGTTTCGTTCTATAAGATGGTAGGACTTTGCAAGCATTTCCCACAAAGTGACCGCTTTGCACATTATTATATGGGTAGTCTGTCGTGGGATGTTCCAGGCAAGATTGAGGTAATCAGTGGTGCTTACTGCTTCCTTCGCAGGGCTGCCTTAGACAAGGTAGGACTCTTAGACGAGGACTTTTTTATGTATGGCGAGGATGTCGACCTCAGCTATCGACTGTTGAAAGGTGGCTTTGAGAACTGGTATCTCCCTGTGCGCATCCTACATTACAAGGGCGAGAGCACACAGAAGTCGAGCTTCCGATATGTCCACGTCTTCTATGATGCCATGCTTATCTTCTTCCGCAAGCATTATGGCGGTATGAATGCATTGTGGCGACTACCGATTAAGACGGCTATCTACGTGAAAGCCTTTGGTTCACTGATTGGTACTACCATTCGGGCAACGAGAAAGAAGTTGGGATTTCGTACTTCGAAAGATAAATCATTCCCACATTATATATTTGTTGCAGGCGAAGATGTCATGGGAAAATGCCAACGATTGGCTACAGACAATGCCCTCGTGGCAGAGTATCGAGTAGCGGATAAGGACAGCTTGCAACACACACACGCCAACCTAATCAAGGAGTTTGGAGGCAAGAACAGACCTTACTGCATCGTCTATGACACCGACTTGTTCAGCTATCAAGACATCCTGAATGTCTTTGCCGAACAGCCAAAACAGAATATTCACATTGGTTTCTACCATAGAAAGGAGAACAGAGTCGTCACCATGATGGAAGTTATAGGAGATTAA
- the recR gene encoding recombination mediator RecR has protein sequence MQQYPSQLLERAVEAFSQLPGVGRKTALRLVLHLLRQSTEDVDSFADAVIRVKHDVKYCKVCHNISDNEVCSICSDPRRDASVVCVVENIQDVMAIENTQQFHGLYHVLGGIISPMDGIGPHDLEIESLVERVEEGTVKEVILALASTMEGDTTNFYISRKLKDTGVKLSVIARGISVGDELEYTDEVTLGRSILNRTPFES, from the coding sequence ATGCAACAATACCCTTCTCAACTCTTAGAACGTGCCGTAGAGGCTTTCTCACAGTTGCCAGGTGTGGGGCGCAAGACCGCTCTGCGCCTTGTTTTGCATCTGCTACGCCAGTCGACTGAGGACGTAGATAGCTTTGCGGATGCTGTTATACGTGTGAAACACGATGTAAAGTATTGCAAGGTTTGCCATAATATCTCTGATAATGAGGTTTGTTCTATCTGTTCTGACCCACGCCGAGATGCCTCGGTGGTCTGTGTGGTAGAGAACATTCAGGACGTCATGGCGATTGAGAATACCCAGCAGTTCCATGGATTATACCACGTTTTGGGTGGTATCATCTCTCCGATGGACGGCATCGGACCGCACGACTTAGAGATTGAATCGCTCGTAGAGCGCGTGGAAGAGGGTACGGTGAAGGAAGTCATCCTTGCCCTTGCCAGTACGATGGAGGGCGACACGACCAACTTTTATATCTCACGCAAGCTGAAAGACACAGGCGTGAAACTGTCGGTTATCGCACGAGGTATCTCTGTTGGCGACGAACTTGAATATACAGATGAGGTGACGTTGGGCAGAAGTATTCTGAACCGCACACCTTTTGAATCTTAA
- a CDS encoding SusC/RagA family TonB-linked outer membrane protein: MKVSQNRRKHPPFVTGSLAFSFALGLMAFAPSPVLANVDANTSMSVQQQKQSINGVVKDANGDPVIGASILANGTPVGVTDMDGRFSISVALGTELKISYVGFTTQSVMVRSGVTNYNITLKDENSALSEVVVVGYGTQKKANLSGSVAQLDSKALENRPISNVSSGLQGLLPGITVTGADGAPGLDNGTILVRGVGTLNSATPYILIDGVEAGTLNSLDPEDIASISVLKDASSAAIYGSKASNGVILVTTKRGQNGAPKVSYSGYFGIQNATALMERMNSADAAYYYNKALERSGKAPRFSDEAIKKFRDGSDPYNYPNTDWYDLAFKTAWQNRHNVNITGGNEYVKYLASAGYLKQSSILPNAGREQFNGRANLDMVLSKRITAHLNLAYIQNNYRDASSAYAGGSSDQIIRQLNIIAPWIVYKYEDGTYGTVSDGNPMAWLESGMTVNRNNRNFTGMIGIDYQIIKDLKLTLQGAYVDNSQRYSYFQKFIQYNPNKASDPNKLEIAHYDWHRTTFDAFLNYDKSFAKHNFKAMLGWHTERFKYLPDWMYRKNFPNNELTDMNAGDASTQQNAGNTRELAMVSYFGRLNYDYAGRYLFEANFRSDASSRFAEGHRWGFFPSFSAAWRISEEPFMESSKSWLNNLKLRASWGQLGNQDALNDYYPWMNTYNLNAKYPFGGQLTPGYYQGSYHLETISWERSTTWGVGLDFTLFGGLTGSLDYYNRKTTGIIMNVSAPAEFALGAYKDNIGALRNQGVELSLAYAKQLNKDWTINVGANFAYNKNKILDLGEGTEYIEDKDDRNRRTAIGQQYKSYFMYKATGKFFNSQQEADDFTAKYGNPFGRKFMAGDLIYEDTNGDGKLDTNDRIYTKHTDIPAITYGFNLGATWKNVDLSMIWQGVGAVSHIYNREVLGEFSGDASHPSTLWKDSWTDDNHNAKLPRVFETGNSPSDMTRAMSTFWLWNTAYLRLKTLQLGYTLPKSALKAVGLEKVRIYYAGENLLTFDALPFNIDPEVTSERGSSYPLLRSHSIGINITF; encoded by the coding sequence ATGAAAGTAAGTCAGAATCGTAGAAAGCACCCGCCATTTGTAACTGGCAGCTTAGCTTTCTCTTTTGCACTTGGGTTGATGGCGTTTGCACCATCCCCAGTATTAGCCAATGTAGATGCGAACACGAGTATGAGTGTTCAGCAGCAAAAGCAGAGTATCAATGGTGTAGTGAAAGATGCTAATGGCGACCCAGTCATTGGTGCTTCTATACTGGCAAATGGTACTCCTGTAGGGGTGACCGATATGGACGGTCGCTTCTCAATCTCTGTTGCTCTGGGTACGGAGTTGAAGATTAGTTATGTTGGTTTTACCACTCAGAGCGTCATGGTGAGAAGTGGTGTGACGAACTATAACATTACTCTGAAAGATGAGAACAGCGCTCTCAGCGAGGTTGTTGTTGTCGGTTATGGTACGCAGAAGAAGGCAAACCTCTCTGGTTCTGTTGCACAGCTTGATAGTAAGGCACTTGAAAACCGCCCTATCTCTAACGTGTCTTCAGGCTTGCAGGGCTTGCTTCCGGGTATCACGGTGACAGGAGCTGACGGTGCGCCGGGTCTTGATAATGGTACGATTCTTGTGCGTGGTGTGGGAACATTGAACTCAGCTACGCCATACATTTTGATTGATGGTGTTGAAGCAGGAACACTGAACTCGCTTGATCCAGAGGATATCGCGAGTATCTCAGTCCTGAAGGATGCTTCTTCAGCAGCCATCTATGGTTCAAAAGCATCTAACGGTGTGATTCTGGTAACTACAAAACGAGGGCAGAACGGTGCGCCAAAGGTTAGCTATTCAGGTTATTTTGGTATTCAGAATGCAACAGCCTTGATGGAAAGGATGAATTCTGCCGATGCCGCTTACTACTATAATAAGGCATTGGAACGTAGTGGTAAGGCTCCACGTTTCTCTGATGAAGCAATTAAGAAGTTCCGTGACGGCTCTGACCCTTACAATTATCCTAATACCGACTGGTACGATCTTGCATTCAAGACAGCTTGGCAAAACCGCCATAACGTGAACATTACAGGTGGTAATGAGTATGTGAAGTATCTTGCTTCTGCTGGTTATCTCAAGCAGAGCAGTATTCTTCCTAATGCAGGTCGTGAGCAGTTTAATGGTCGTGCAAACCTTGACATGGTGTTGTCAAAGCGCATCACTGCCCATCTTAACCTCGCTTATATCCAAAACAACTACCGCGATGCAAGTAGTGCATACGCTGGTGGAAGTAGCGATCAGATTATTCGTCAGCTGAATATCATCGCGCCTTGGATTGTTTATAAGTATGAAGATGGTACATACGGTACCGTTTCTGATGGTAACCCAATGGCTTGGTTGGAGTCTGGTATGACCGTAAATCGCAACAACCGTAACTTTACGGGTATGATTGGTATTGACTATCAGATTATCAAGGATTTGAAACTGACACTCCAAGGGGCTTACGTTGATAACTCACAGCGTTACTCTTACTTCCAGAAGTTCATTCAGTATAATCCTAATAAAGCCTCTGACCCTAACAAGTTGGAGATTGCTCACTATGACTGGCATCGTACAACCTTCGATGCGTTCCTGAACTATGACAAGTCATTTGCGAAGCACAACTTCAAAGCTATGCTCGGTTGGCATACTGAACGCTTTAAGTATTTGCCTGACTGGATGTATCGTAAGAACTTCCCTAACAATGAACTTACTGATATGAACGCTGGTGATGCTTCGACACAGCAGAACGCTGGTAACACTCGCGAGCTGGCGATGGTGTCTTACTTTGGTCGTCTGAATTACGACTATGCTGGTCGTTACCTCTTTGAGGCAAACTTCCGTTCAGATGCTTCTTCACGCTTTGCTGAGGGTCATCGCTGGGGTTTCTTCCCATCATTCTCAGCTGCATGGCGTATCTCTGAGGAACCATTCATGGAGAGTTCAAAGTCATGGTTGAACAATTTGAAACTGCGTGCATCATGGGGTCAGCTTGGTAATCAGGATGCACTGAACGATTACTATCCTTGGATGAACACTTACAACCTCAATGCGAAGTATCCATTTGGTGGTCAGCTCACTCCGGGTTACTATCAGGGTAGCTATCACCTTGAGACAATCTCTTGGGAGCGTTCAACCACATGGGGCGTTGGTCTTGACTTTACTCTCTTCGGTGGTCTGACTGGCTCGTTGGATTACTATAACCGCAAGACTACGGGTATTATCATGAACGTATCTGCTCCTGCAGAGTTTGCACTCGGTGCCTATAAGGATAATATCGGTGCATTGCGCAATCAGGGTGTTGAACTCTCATTGGCTTATGCAAAGCAGTTGAACAAGGATTGGACAATCAATGTCGGTGCGAACTTCGCTTACAACAAGAATAAGATTCTCGACTTGGGTGAAGGAACAGAATACATTGAAGATAAGGATGACCGCAACCGCCGTACAGCTATCGGTCAGCAGTACAAGAGCTATTTTATGTACAAGGCTACGGGTAAGTTCTTCAACTCACAGCAGGAGGCTGACGACTTCACAGCGAAGTATGGCAACCCATTCGGACGTAAGTTCATGGCAGGTGACCTTATCTATGAGGACACAAACGGTGATGGTAAGCTCGATACAAACGACCGTATCTACACCAAGCATACTGATATCCCAGCAATTACTTACGGTTTCAACCTCGGTGCAACATGGAAGAACGTAGACCTCTCTATGATTTGGCAGGGTGTTGGTGCTGTATCTCATATCTACAACCGTGAGGTACTCGGTGAGTTCTCTGGTGATGCCAGCCACCCTTCAACACTGTGGAAAGACTCATGGACAGACGACAACCACAATGCTAAGTTACCACGCGTATTCGAGACAGGAAACAGCCCAAGTGACATGACGCGTGCTATGTCAACCTTCTGGTTGTGGAACACAGCTTACTTGCGTTTGAAGACTTTGCAGTTGGGTTACACCCTTCCAAAGAGTGCGCTCAAAGCTGTTGGTCTTGAGAAGGTACGTATCTATTATGCAGGTGAAAACCTCCTTACCTTCGATGCATTGCCATTCAATATTGACCCAGAAGTGACCAGCGAGCGTGGATCATCTTATCCATTGCTACGTTCACATTCTATCGGTATCAATATCACATTCTAA
- a CDS encoding peptidase produces MKRSRLLLIIINYIYHDNIYLMSPIVDWNLLDVLNKNIRNNYERIRPILLKWQENGYIKLIEDNEIAFSFIPEKLPSKEKLIEESLNFK; encoded by the coding sequence ATGAAACGTAGTAGATTATTATTAATAATAATAAATTATATTTATCACGATAATATTTATTTGATGTCTCCAATTGTTGATTGGAATTTATTAGATGTGCTAAATAAAAATATTCGAAATAATTATGAAAGAATTAGACCCATTTTGTTGAAATGGCAGGAAAATGGATATATAAAATTAATAGAAGATAACGAGATTGCTTTTTCTTTTATTCCAGAGAAATTACCATCAAAAGAAAAACTAATAGAAGAGAGCCTGAATTTCAAATAA
- a CDS encoding outer membrane beta-barrel protein, with the protein MLFVAAMVVSISASAQFQEGKGYLGASLTGLDLHYNGQDGFNLGVQAKAGYFPWDNLMVLATFDAAHNGSEAVADHISVGVGGRYYITQNGLYLGAGVKLLHANHNYNDLMPGVEVGYAFFINRSVTIEPAIYYDQSFKTHNYSNIGLKVGLGIYLFDD; encoded by the coding sequence ATGCTGTTCGTTGCAGCAATGGTAGTGAGCATCAGTGCATCTGCACAGTTTCAAGAGGGTAAGGGCTACTTAGGTGCTTCCCTGACAGGACTCGACTTGCACTATAATGGTCAAGACGGATTCAACTTAGGTGTACAAGCAAAGGCAGGTTACTTCCCTTGGGATAACCTCATGGTGCTTGCTACATTCGATGCGGCACACAATGGTTCTGAGGCTGTTGCCGACCATATCAGCGTAGGTGTTGGTGGACGTTATTATATCACACAGAACGGACTCTACTTGGGTGCGGGCGTAAAACTCCTCCATGCCAACCATAACTATAACGACCTGATGCCGGGTGTTGAGGTGGGTTATGCCTTCTTCATCAACCGCTCAGTGACGATTGAGCCTGCTATTTACTATGATCAATCATTCAAGACACATAACTATTCAAATATTGGCTTGAAGGTTGGTCTCGGTATCTACCTCTTTGATGATTAA